The proteins below are encoded in one region of Scleropages formosus chromosome 19, fSclFor1.1, whole genome shotgun sequence:
- the LOC108939113 gene encoding carbohydrate sulfotransferase 11-like isoform X2: MWRPRGSRQRMVLATGACSIFLLVYYLQGDSSPASHSDVSSRRQGKSGRGPLQSLHYADQHVQSAVHATHQGRRELLKEACRSHTKKRRVLIPEDLKHLIVDDKHKMLYCYVPKVACTNWKRVLMVLTGKGHHSDPLKIPANEAHVPGNLRTLSEYPTSEINRRLRSYLKFIFVREPFERLVSAYRNKFTRRYNNAFHKRYGTKIIRRHRADPQPEALERGDDVSFEEFVYYLVDPHTQREEPFNEHWERIHSLCHPCLIHYDVIGKYETLEQDSRYVLQLAGVDSQVQFPTTGKHTRTTGDMAAQFFNNISPFYQRKLYNLYRMDFLLFNYSVPSYLTFR, encoded by the exons catCCCACAGTGATGTGAGTTCCAGAAGACAGGGGAAGTCTGGGAGAGGCCCACTGCAGTCTCTGCACTATGCTGACCAG CACGTACAATCCGCAGTGCATGCGACTCATCAAGGGCGCCGGGAGTTGCTGAAAGAGGCGTGCCGTTCCCACACCAAAAAGAGGCGTGTGCTCATCCCCGAGGACCTCAAGCACCTCATCGTGGACGACAAGCACAAAATGCTCTACTGCTACGTGCCGAAGGTGGCCTGCACCAACTGGAAGCGTGTACTGATGGTTTTGACAGGGAAGGGTCACCACTCAGACCCCCTGAAGATTCCCGCCAATGAAGCCCACGTCCCGGGAAACCTGCGCACGCTCTCCGAGTACCCGACCTCTGAGATCAACCGCCGCTTGCGCAGCTACCTGAAATTCATCTTTGTGCGGGAGCCTTTCGAGCGACTGGTGTCCGCCTACCGCAACAAGTTCACCCGCCGCTACAACAACGCCTTCCACAAGCGCTACGGTACCAAGATCATCCGGCGACACCGGGCAGACCCGCAGCCAGAGGCCCTGGAGCGTGGTGATGATGTCTCCTTTGAGGAGTTTGTCTACTACTTGGTGGACCCACACACTCAGAGGGAGGAGCCCTTCAACGAGCACTGGGAGCGGATCCATTCACTCTGCCACCCCTGCCTCATCCACTATGACGTGATAGGCAAATACGAGACACTGGAGCAGGACTCTCGTTATGTCCTCCAGCTGGCCGGCGTGGACAGCCAGGTTCAGTTTCCCACCACTGGCAAGCACACAAGGACTACGGGTGACATGGCTGCACAGTTCTTCAACAATATCAGCCCCTTCTACCAGAGGAAGCTGTACAACCTGTATAGGATGGACTTCCTGCTCTTTAACTACTCTGTGCCATCATACTTGACTTTTAGataa
- the LOC108939113 gene encoding carbohydrate sulfotransferase 11-like isoform X1 — protein sequence MWRPRGSRQRMVLATGACSIFLLVYYLQGDSSPASHSDVSSRRQGKSGRGPLQSLHYADQGHGELKPNPAIQGHVQSAVHATHQGRRELLKEACRSHTKKRRVLIPEDLKHLIVDDKHKMLYCYVPKVACTNWKRVLMVLTGKGHHSDPLKIPANEAHVPGNLRTLSEYPTSEINRRLRSYLKFIFVREPFERLVSAYRNKFTRRYNNAFHKRYGTKIIRRHRADPQPEALERGDDVSFEEFVYYLVDPHTQREEPFNEHWERIHSLCHPCLIHYDVIGKYETLEQDSRYVLQLAGVDSQVQFPTTGKHTRTTGDMAAQFFNNISPFYQRKLYNLYRMDFLLFNYSVPSYLTFR from the exons catCCCACAGTGATGTGAGTTCCAGAAGACAGGGGAAGTCTGGGAGAGGCCCACTGCAGTCTCTGCACTATGCTGACCAG ggtcacggggagctgaagcctaacccagcaatacagggc CACGTACAATCCGCAGTGCATGCGACTCATCAAGGGCGCCGGGAGTTGCTGAAAGAGGCGTGCCGTTCCCACACCAAAAAGAGGCGTGTGCTCATCCCCGAGGACCTCAAGCACCTCATCGTGGACGACAAGCACAAAATGCTCTACTGCTACGTGCCGAAGGTGGCCTGCACCAACTGGAAGCGTGTACTGATGGTTTTGACAGGGAAGGGTCACCACTCAGACCCCCTGAAGATTCCCGCCAATGAAGCCCACGTCCCGGGAAACCTGCGCACGCTCTCCGAGTACCCGACCTCTGAGATCAACCGCCGCTTGCGCAGCTACCTGAAATTCATCTTTGTGCGGGAGCCTTTCGAGCGACTGGTGTCCGCCTACCGCAACAAGTTCACCCGCCGCTACAACAACGCCTTCCACAAGCGCTACGGTACCAAGATCATCCGGCGACACCGGGCAGACCCGCAGCCAGAGGCCCTGGAGCGTGGTGATGATGTCTCCTTTGAGGAGTTTGTCTACTACTTGGTGGACCCACACACTCAGAGGGAGGAGCCCTTCAACGAGCACTGGGAGCGGATCCATTCACTCTGCCACCCCTGCCTCATCCACTATGACGTGATAGGCAAATACGAGACACTGGAGCAGGACTCTCGTTATGTCCTCCAGCTGGCCGGCGTGGACAGCCAGGTTCAGTTTCCCACCACTGGCAAGCACACAAGGACTACGGGTGACATGGCTGCACAGTTCTTCAACAATATCAGCCCCTTCTACCAGAGGAAGCTGTACAACCTGTATAGGATGGACTTCCTGCTCTTTAACTACTCTGTGCCATCATACTTGACTTTTAGataa